From the Acidobacteriota bacterium genome, one window contains:
- a CDS encoding class I SAM-dependent methyltransferase — MKLKTAVAALLLLATPASPQSPSHGRLFPPSDLGLLEAPDRDLWQRPDQIMDAMGIAEASVVADIGAGSGWFTIRLARRVGPQGLVYAEDVQTEMINAITRRVQREGLTNVRAVHGQNSDPRLRAGAMDAILIVDAYHEVEDRVTMLANLARALKPNGRIGVIDFRLDGTGPGPSPEERVSPDVVVKDAAKAGLRLVRQEPFLPYQYFLIFGK; from the coding sequence GTGAAGCTGAAGACGGCCGTGGCGGCGTTGCTCTTGCTGGCGACCCCTGCGTCGCCGCAAAGTCCAAGCCACGGCCGGCTGTTTCCGCCCTCTGATCTCGGCCTGCTCGAGGCGCCCGACCGCGACCTCTGGCAGCGGCCGGATCAGATCATGGACGCCATGGGCATTGCCGAGGCCTCAGTGGTGGCCGACATTGGCGCCGGCAGCGGCTGGTTCACCATCCGGCTCGCCCGCCGCGTGGGTCCGCAGGGCCTGGTTTACGCCGAAGACGTCCAGACCGAGATGATCAACGCCATTACCCGCCGGGTGCAGCGTGAGGGACTGACCAATGTCCGCGCGGTGCACGGGCAGAACAGCGATCCGCGCCTGCGGGCCGGGGCCATGGATGCGATCCTGATCGTCGACGCCTATCACGAGGTGGAAGACCGCGTGACCATGCTCGCCAACCTGGCGCGCGCGCTCAAGCCGAACGGGCGAATCGGCGTCATCGACTTCAGGCTGGATGGGACGGGGCCGGGACCGTCACCCGAGGAGCGCGTGAGCCCGGACGTGGTCGTGAAAGACGCGGCCAAGGCGGGGCTCCGGCTGGTGCGCCAGGAGCCCTTCCTGCCGTATCAGTACTTCCTGATCTTCGGGAAGTAA
- a CDS encoding biotin transporter BioY produces the protein MTSRPQVSHASTILDQVSMRAGSASVWTGVQVLSVAFVAVLTAAAAQLSFPLPFTPVPFTIQPMVVLIGAAVLGSRLGALSQILYLTLGLAGLPVFAFSPELPQGFLRLLGPTGGYLMAYPAAAFLTGLLAERGLDRRYLSSILAMAAGLSVIFAGGVLWLANGIGMTAALAIGLYPFVIVDVIKMVAAGLVLPSAWKFLGAR, from the coding sequence ATGACATCACGTCCCCAGGTTTCGCACGCATCCACAATTCTCGATCAGGTCAGCATGCGCGCGGGCTCCGCCAGCGTGTGGACCGGCGTGCAGGTGCTCTCGGTTGCCTTCGTGGCGGTGCTGACGGCGGCGGCGGCGCAGCTCAGCTTTCCGCTGCCGTTCACGCCCGTGCCGTTTACCATCCAGCCGATGGTCGTGCTCATCGGCGCGGCGGTCCTCGGGTCCCGTCTCGGCGCCCTCAGCCAGATCCTTTATCTCACGCTTGGCCTTGCCGGCCTGCCGGTGTTTGCGTTCTCGCCTGAGCTGCCGCAGGGCTTCCTGCGGCTCTTGGGCCCGACCGGCGGGTACCTGATGGCCTATCCGGCCGCGGCGTTTCTCACCGGGTTGCTGGCCGAGCGCGGCCTTGACCGTCGTTACCTGTCGTCGATCCTGGCCATGGCCGCCGGCCTGTCGGTGATCTTCGCCGGTGGCGTGTTGTGGCTGGCGAACGGCATCGGCATGACTGCGGCACTGGCGATCGGCCTCTACCCGTTCGTGATCGTCGACGTGATCAAGATGGTCGCGGCGGGACTGGTGCTGCCGAGCGCCTGGAAGTTCCTCGGCGCCCGCTAG
- the thiD gene encoding bifunctional hydroxymethylpyrimidine kinase/phosphomethylpyrimidine kinase — protein MPAALTIAGSDSGGGAGIQADLKTFAAHGVYGTSAITALTAQNTLGVTGIHVVPDDFVTAQIEAVAGDIGCQAVKTGMLATSQIVEAVAAAVESFDLPNLVVDPVMVAKSGDHLLDEEAVHAVRWTLLRLARVVTPNIPEAEVLAKMPIRSVADMREAARRIATLKPAAVVIKGGHLAGPEIVDVLLERGEFHEFVGPRIEGRNTHGTGCTFAAAIAAHLAKGANLVDAVREAKAYVAGAMHPGVPLGGGHRPLNHFWKLY, from the coding sequence ATGCCCGCCGCCCTGACCATCGCCGGGTCCGATTCTGGCGGCGGTGCCGGCATCCAGGCCGATTTGAAGACATTTGCCGCCCACGGCGTCTATGGCACCTCGGCGATTACGGCGCTGACGGCGCAAAACACGCTGGGCGTCACCGGCATCCACGTCGTGCCGGACGACTTCGTGACCGCGCAAATCGAGGCGGTGGCGGGCGACATCGGGTGCCAGGCGGTCAAGACCGGCATGCTGGCGACGTCCCAGATCGTGGAGGCGGTGGCCGCGGCCGTCGAGTCATTCGACTTGCCCAACCTGGTGGTCGACCCGGTGATGGTGGCCAAGAGTGGGGATCACCTGCTCGATGAGGAAGCGGTGCACGCCGTGCGCTGGACGCTGCTGCGCCTCGCCCGCGTGGTGACCCCCAATATTCCCGAGGCCGAAGTCCTGGCGAAGATGCCGATCCGGTCGGTCGCCGACATGCGCGAAGCGGCGCGCCGCATCGCCACGCTCAAGCCGGCGGCGGTCGTGATCAAGGGCGGGCACCTCGCCGGACCCGAAATCGTCGATGTGCTGCTCGAGCGCGGCGAGTTCCACGAGTTTGTCGGCCCCCGCATCGAGGGTCGGAACACGCACGGCACCGGGTGCACGTTCGCGGCGGCGATTGCCGCGCACCTGGCGAAGGGTGCGAACCTGGTCGACGCCGTGCGCGAGGCCAAGGCATATGTCGCCGGCGCCATGCATCCGGGCGTTCCCCTGGGGGGCGGCCACCGGCCGCTCAATCACTTCTGGAAGCTATACTGA
- a CDS encoding molybdenum cofactor biosynthesis protein MoaE: MVPLTAITTAPLDTDALVRALDTSGIGAVVTFIGLVRDHNLGRRVLHLEYEAYEALARRGLDLIVTEAAAQWPAVRLAIHHRTGRMEIGEASVAIAAASPHRADAFAASRYAIERIKQIVPIWKHEYFEGGDVWIEGATADPDNTEARTQALKIACA, encoded by the coding sequence ATGGTCCCGCTGACCGCCATCACCACGGCGCCGCTCGACACCGACGCCCTCGTGCGCGCCCTCGACACGTCGGGCATTGGCGCGGTGGTGACGTTCATCGGGCTGGTGCGCGATCACAACCTGGGGCGGCGCGTCCTGCATCTCGAGTACGAAGCGTACGAGGCGTTGGCGCGGCGCGGCCTGGACCTGATCGTGACGGAAGCGGCAGCCCAGTGGCCGGCGGTGCGGCTGGCCATTCATCACCGCACGGGCCGAATGGAAATCGGCGAAGCCAGCGTCGCGATCGCCGCTGCCTCGCCGCATCGCGCTGATGCGTTTGCGGCATCGCGCTACGCGATCGAACGGATCAAGCAGATCGTGCCGATCTGGAAGCACGAATACTTCGAGGGTGGCGACGTGTGGATTGAGGGCGCCACGGCCGATCCCGACAACACCGAGGCGCGCACCCAGGCGCTGAAGATCGCATGCGCGTAA
- the moaD gene encoding molybdopterin converting factor subunit 1: MRVTIRLFARLRDIAGTGELAREAPSGATVGALWAGLVAEYPELSPYGKSISCAVNADYSKFSATINDGDEVAFLPPVSGG, from the coding sequence ATGCGCGTAACGATCCGGCTGTTTGCCCGTCTGCGCGACATCGCCGGCACTGGCGAGCTGGCGCGCGAAGCCCCGAGCGGCGCCACGGTCGGCGCCCTGTGGGCGGGCCTGGTGGCCGAGTACCCCGAGCTGTCGCCGTACGGGAAATCGATCTCGTGCGCGGTCAACGCGGATTATTCGAAGTTTTCCGCGACGATCAACGACGGCGACGAGGTCGCGTTTCTGCCGCCGGTCTCCGGCGGATGA
- the prfA gene encoding peptide chain release factor 1, whose translation MFDKLETVEGKYEELMASLGTTAVQSDANEFRKQSKALAEIEELVQRYRDYKAVSQEIAGTEEMIKGGDPEMRDLALEELNDLNVRKERLSDQIKILLVPKDPNDDRNVMVEIRAGTGGEEAALFASELYRAYVRYAERQRWKVELMSLSEADKGGVKDVVVAIEGKGAYSKLKYESGVHRVQRVPATEASGRIHTSAATVAVLPEADEVDIVIQEKDLRIDTFCSSGPGGQSVNTTYSAVRITHIPTGTVVSQQDEKSQVKNRAKAMKVLRSRLYDAEMQKQHDAIAKDRKSQVGTGDRSEKVRTYNFPQSRVTDHRINFTSHQLHDVMDGYLDELIDALSTFYTAEKLREVTQSGQ comes from the coding sequence TTGTTCGACAAGCTCGAAACCGTTGAGGGCAAGTACGAGGAGCTGATGGCGTCGCTTGGCACGACCGCCGTGCAGAGCGATGCCAACGAATTCCGCAAGCAGTCAAAAGCGCTCGCGGAGATCGAGGAGCTCGTCCAGAGGTACCGCGACTACAAGGCGGTGTCGCAGGAGATCGCCGGCACCGAAGAGATGATCAAGGGCGGCGACCCCGAGATGCGCGACCTCGCCCTCGAAGAGCTGAACGACCTCAACGTCCGCAAGGAACGGCTGTCGGACCAGATCAAGATCCTGCTGGTCCCCAAGGACCCCAACGACGATCGCAACGTGATGGTGGAGATACGTGCCGGCACCGGCGGCGAGGAAGCGGCGCTGTTCGCCAGCGAGTTGTACCGTGCCTACGTTCGTTACGCCGAGCGTCAGCGCTGGAAAGTCGAGCTGATGTCGCTGAGCGAAGCCGACAAGGGCGGCGTCAAGGACGTGGTCGTCGCCATCGAGGGCAAGGGCGCTTACAGCAAGCTGAAGTACGAAAGCGGCGTGCACCGCGTGCAGCGCGTGCCGGCCACCGAAGCCAGCGGCCGCATTCATACCTCGGCGGCCACCGTCGCGGTGCTGCCGGAAGCCGACGAAGTCGACATCGTGATCCAGGAGAAGGACCTCCGCATCGACACGTTCTGCTCGAGCGGTCCTGGCGGCCAGAGCGTCAACACCACCTACTCGGCCGTGCGCATCACCCACATCCCCACCGGCACGGTGGTCTCGCAGCAGGACGAGAAATCGCAGGTGAAAAACCGCGCCAAGGCCATGAAGGTGCTGCGCAGCCGTCTCTACGACGCGGAAATGCAGAAACAGCACGATGCGATTGCCAAGGACCGCAAGAGCCAGGTCGGCACCGGCGACCGCTCCGAAAAGGTGCGCACCTACAACTTCCCGCAGAGCCGCGTCACCGATCACCGGATCAACTTCACCTCCCATCAATTGCACGACGTCATGGACGGCTATCTCGACGAACTGATCGACGCCCTCAGCACCTTC